The proteins below come from a single Candidatus Bathyarchaeota archaeon genomic window:
- a CDS encoding DNA cytosine methyltransferase translates to MQVTSQRSAPVYIDLFAGCGGLSLGLSNAGWRGLFAIEKNPMAFSTLKHNLIDKENHFDWPDWLPKKEHNINEVLNKFESELSNLGRVDLVVGGPPCQGFSLAGRRNKNDIRNTLPQSYIKFVKIVKPSMVFFENVIGFTIGFKHKKSRGKAFSEYVESELRALGYTVKSGIIDFSAYGIPQRRKRFILIGMLNGNPTQFFQKIVEMKKDFLTRKGLTESTSLYEAISDLEKTHGQRFSSDCPAFMEGVYGEITSPYQQLMRVQRSGLLPDSHRFARHNKKTVDRWIQVLANCPRDVVLSEEWKKTFNLKKKSITPLDCKSTCPTLTTLPDDYIHYSEPRILTVREYARIQSFPDWYEFRGKYTTGGRQRKLEVPRYTQVGNAVPPLFAELSGEILEKMLS, encoded by the coding sequence ATGCAAGTTACCAGCCAACGCTCTGCGCCTGTATATATTGATCTCTTTGCGGGTTGCGGAGGCTTATCACTAGGTTTATCAAATGCTGGCTGGCGAGGGTTGTTTGCGATAGAAAAAAACCCTATGGCGTTTAGTACACTGAAGCATAATTTGATTGATAAAGAAAACCACTTTGATTGGCCTGATTGGCTTCCAAAAAAGGAGCATAACATTAACGAAGTTCTAAATAAATTCGAATCAGAATTGTCCAACTTGGGCAGAGTCGATCTTGTGGTTGGCGGACCGCCATGTCAAGGCTTTTCTCTTGCCGGGCGCAGAAATAAGAATGATATTAGGAATACCTTACCGCAATCTTATATAAAATTCGTAAAGATTGTTAAACCTTCTATGGTTTTCTTCGAAAATGTAATAGGGTTTACTATAGGATTCAAGCATAAAAAATCACGAGGCAAAGCTTTTTCAGAGTATGTAGAAAGCGAACTCCGAGCGTTAGGCTATACTGTTAAAAGCGGTATTATCGACTTCTCAGCATATGGGATTCCACAAAGAAGAAAACGATTTATTCTTATAGGGATGCTCAACGGAAACCCAACGCAGTTCTTCCAAAAAATCGTTGAAATGAAAAAAGACTTTTTGACAAGAAAAGGATTAACCGAAAGCACCTCGCTCTATGAGGCAATATCAGATCTAGAAAAAACTCATGGCCAGCGATTTTCCTCGGATTGCCCCGCATTCATGGAAGGGGTTTATGGAGAAATAACAAGCCCCTATCAACAACTAATGAGGGTTCAAAGATCAGGTCTATTGCCTGATAGTCATAGGTTCGCTCGGCATAATAAAAAAACTGTTGATCGGTGGATACAAGTTTTAGCAAATTGCCCAAGAGACGTTGTACTCTCGGAAGAATGGAAAAAAACGTTCAATCTGAAAAAGAAAAGTATCACACCGCTTGATTGCAAATCAACTTGCCCAACTCTTACGACGTTGCCAGACGATTATATTCATTATTCGGAACCACGTATACTCACGGTTCGAGAGTATGCAAGGATTCAGTCCTTCCCTGATTGGTATGAGTTCAGAGGAAAATATACCACTGGTGGTAGACAAAGAAAACTCGAAGTACCCCGATATACGCAAGTTGGGAATGCTGTTCCACCATTGTTTGCTGAACTTAGTGGAGAAATATTGGAGAAAATGTTGAGTTGA
- the hemC gene encoding hydroxymethylbilane synthase, translating to MKLTVGTRGSKLALAQTNRTLDWIKAKNPDVEFEIKIIHTIGDKEHGKPLFTIDCKGIFEKEIDQEVVAGKIDFAVHSLKDVPIVEQQAGTVLAAIPKRDSPCDVFISNNHVKLAELPKGAVVGTGSLRRLAEIKYLRPDLEVEPIRGNVDTRIGKVKKGAIAGIVLAEAGLERMNITGEITQRLSLDQFPSAAGQGAIAVVAKEGNSEVIKILQSIEDKATRAEITAERSLVLKLEGGCRVPIGAVGKAEGNSLTLYGSIFSLNERKKISASEKGSLAQAEELGAKVGEDLIAQGAKDFEKEWREKYGVW from the coding sequence ATGAAGCTAACCGTCGGAACCAGAGGCAGCAAACTCGCCCTTGCACAGACAAACCGCACATTGGACTGGATAAAAGCCAAAAACCCAGACGTGGAGTTCGAAATCAAAATCATCCACACCATCGGCGACAAAGAACACGGCAAACCCCTCTTCACTATCGACTGCAAGGGCATCTTCGAGAAAGAAATCGACCAAGAAGTTGTGGCTGGAAAAATAGATTTTGCCGTACACAGCCTCAAAGACGTGCCCATCGTGGAGCAGCAAGCAGGCACGGTTTTGGCGGCTATTCCCAAGCGCGATTCGCCCTGTGATGTTTTCATCTCTAACAATCATGTTAAGCTTGCAGAGTTGCCTAAGGGCGCGGTTGTCGGAACAGGCAGCCTGCGGCGGCTAGCAGAAATCAAGTACCTGCGCCCCGACCTAGAAGTGGAGCCCATACGAGGCAACGTGGACACCCGCATCGGTAAAGTCAAAAAAGGCGCAATCGCAGGCATCGTTCTCGCTGAAGCAGGATTGGAACGCATGAACATAACTGGAGAAATCACCCAGCGTCTCTCGCTCGACCAGTTTCCATCCGCAGCGGGGCAAGGCGCGATTGCGGTCGTCGCCAAAGAAGGCAACAGCGAGGTCATCAAAATTTTGCAGTCAATCGAAGACAAAGCAACTCGTGCGGAAATAACCGCTGAACGAAGCCTCGTCCTCAAACTCGAGGGCGGCTGCCGCGTCCCAATCGGCGCAGTCGGCAAAGCAGAAGGCAACAGCCTCACACTCTACGGCAGCATATTCTCGCTTAATGAACGCAAAAAAATCAGTGCATCCGAAAAAGGGTCTCTGGCGCAGGCTGAGGAACTCGGAGCTAAAGTCGGCGAAGACCTCATAGCGCAGGGCGCAAAGGATTTTGAGAAGGAGTGGAGAGAAAAGTATGGCGTTTGGTAA
- the cobA gene encoding uroporphyrinogen-III C-methyltransferase, producing the protein MAFGKVYLVGAGPGDPKLLTVKAVEIIKQADVLIYDRLGVSDEVLNMAPEKAERIFVGKRTGLHEVPQDQITNKIVEKAKEGGRVVRLKGGDPFIFGRGGEEAEALVAEGIEFEIVPGVSSSVAAPMYAGIPLTHRDYAASVAIITGHRAGDAEKPVDWVKIAGAVDTMVILMGVESLEGIVGKLLAGGINPDRPVAMIESGTLPQQRTLIATLGTVITEAQKQQIKPPSVILIGEVATLGRKLAWFKQPL; encoded by the coding sequence ATGGCGTTTGGTAAAGTCTACCTTGTCGGTGCGGGTCCAGGCGACCCCAAACTGCTCACAGTAAAAGCCGTTGAAATCATCAAACAAGCAGACGTTCTAATTTATGACCGCTTGGGCGTCAGCGACGAAGTCCTCAACATGGCACCCGAAAAAGCTGAGCGGATATTCGTGGGCAAACGAACCGGTCTGCATGAGGTGCCCCAGGACCAAATTACAAACAAAATCGTAGAGAAAGCCAAAGAAGGCGGCAGGGTGGTGCGGCTCAAAGGCGGCGACCCCTTCATCTTCGGGCGGGGCGGCGAAGAAGCCGAGGCGCTGGTGGCGGAGGGCATTGAATTCGAGATTGTGCCCGGAGTCAGCTCATCGGTTGCAGCCCCAATGTATGCGGGCATACCGCTTACGCACCGTGATTACGCAGCCTCAGTCGCTATAATTACAGGTCACCGTGCAGGCGACGCTGAGAAACCCGTGGACTGGGTCAAAATCGCAGGCGCAGTAGACACCATGGTCATCTTGATGGGCGTCGAATCGTTGGAGGGCATCGTTGGCAAACTGCTTGCAGGCGGCATAAACCCAGACAGGCCAGTTGCCATGATTGAATCTGGCACGCTACCGCAGCAGCGCACCCTCATAGCCACCTTGGGCACCGTGATCACAGAAGCGCAAAAGCAGCAGATTAAGCCGCCCTCAGTCATCCTCATCGGCGAAGTAGCCACTTTAGGCAGGAAACTTGCATGGTTCAAACAGCCCCTCTGA
- a CDS encoding bifunctional precorrin-2 dehydrogenase/sirohydrochlorin ferrochelatase — MLIDLKLTGKTVMVVGGGAEAHRKLQGILDSEAKIWVISRDFVEPIQKLGQEKRVALLKTGIKDAQAFVDSLSPKPYILLAATNDGALNAGLIKAAKFYGCMVYSVDDPSASDFILPAVAHVGDVKIAVSTGGKSPAVAHVLRERIEKLVTPMDLLSIQLQEKARAVLKEKVSDSEKRSQMLYEILGSEEIKKALSEGKLAEAETLALALINKEENQV, encoded by the coding sequence GTGCTAATCGACCTCAAATTAACCGGGAAAACCGTTATGGTAGTTGGAGGCGGCGCAGAAGCCCACCGTAAACTCCAAGGCATACTGGATTCAGAGGCGAAAATCTGGGTTATCAGCCGCGACTTTGTCGAGCCCATCCAAAAGCTGGGGCAGGAAAAACGGGTTGCGCTGCTCAAAACCGGCATCAAGGATGCCCAGGCGTTCGTTGATAGCCTCAGCCCCAAACCCTACATTCTGCTCGCCGCCACCAACGACGGCGCCCTCAACGCGGGGCTAATTAAAGCCGCCAAGTTCTATGGCTGCATGGTTTACAGCGTCGATGACCCCTCGGCGAGCGATTTTATTTTGCCTGCGGTGGCACATGTCGGCGACGTGAAGATAGCGGTTTCCACAGGCGGCAAGAGCCCAGCGGTGGCGCATGTGCTGCGGGAACGCATCGAGAAACTGGTCACGCCGATGGATCTGCTCTCGATTCAGCTGCAGGAGAAAGCCCGCGCGGTCCTCAAAGAGAAGGTGTCTGACTCGGAGAAGCGGAGCCAGATGTTATATGAAATTCTTGGCAGTGAAGAAATCAAAAAGGCGTTATCTGAGGGCAAATTAGCTGAAGCTGAAACTTTAGCGTTGGCATTAATCAATAAAGAGGAGAATCAAGTATGA
- the hemB gene encoding porphobilinogen synthase: MSFPTVRMRRLRRTAALRQMLNQVTLNPAHLIYPIFVEEAIQNPVAIPSMPGYSRLPLSMVAEEGKEALSQGCRSVLLFGIPAKKDEQGTSAYAKDGVVQNAIRELKAARGEDLVVIGDVCLCEYMSHGHCGIVKDGQVQNDATLELLGRIAVSYAEAGVDIVAPSAMMDGQVAAIREALDEAGYDQTPIMAYAAKYASGFYGPFRDAADSTPKFGDRRSYQMSQGSPEEALREMELDIEEGADMIMVKPALAYLDIVALAKASFNVPIVAYNVSGEYSMVKAAAANGWVDEKTLIREILGGMKRAGADLIITYHAKDAKAWLK, encoded by the coding sequence ATGAGTTTTCCAACCGTGCGAATGAGGCGGCTGCGCAGAACAGCTGCGCTGCGTCAGATGCTAAACCAAGTTACCCTTAACCCCGCGCACCTCATCTATCCCATCTTCGTCGAGGAAGCCATCCAAAACCCCGTCGCTATCCCCTCTATGCCCGGCTACAGCCGACTTCCCCTCTCCATGGTTGCAGAGGAGGGCAAAGAGGCGCTGTCGCAGGGCTGCAGAAGCGTGCTGCTATTTGGCATACCCGCAAAGAAGGATGAGCAAGGCACCTCCGCCTACGCCAAAGACGGCGTGGTCCAAAACGCCATCCGCGAACTCAAAGCCGCCCGCGGCGAGGACCTGGTGGTAATCGGCGACGTGTGCCTCTGTGAGTACATGAGCCACGGCCACTGCGGCATAGTAAAGGATGGGCAAGTCCAAAATGACGCTACCTTGGAGCTTTTAGGCAGAATCGCCGTCAGCTACGCCGAGGCAGGCGTCGACATCGTTGCGCCCTCCGCGATGATGGATGGGCAAGTCGCCGCCATCCGCGAGGCACTTGACGAGGCAGGCTACGATCAAACCCCAATTATGGCTTACGCCGCCAAGTATGCCTCGGGCTTTTATGGTCCCTTCCGCGACGCCGCGGATTCCACGCCCAAGTTCGGTGACCGCCGCAGTTACCAGATGAGCCAGGGCAGCCCCGAGGAGGCGCTGCGTGAGATGGAACTCGACATCGAGGAAGGCGCCGACATGATTATGGTTAAGCCCGCATTGGCATACCTTGACATAGTGGCGCTTGCCAAAGCCAGCTTCAACGTGCCCATCGTCGCCTACAATGTCAGCGGCGAATACAGCATGGTTAAAGCCGCCGCAGCCAACGGCTGGGTAGACGAGAAAACCCTCATCCGCGAAATCCTGGGTGGAATGAAGCGGGCAGGCGCCGACCTCATCATAACCTACCACGCTAAAGACGCAAAAGCATGGTTGAAGTAG
- a CDS encoding uroporphyrinogen-III synthase, with product MVQTAPLKGRVVAITRPAGQAEEAGELIRAKGGVPYYIPAIDIKSLSNPEPVKKFIAELCAGKVDYTILMSTNGVKYLFEAAQGIGQTQMLHEGLAKSCVMAVGPKTAEAIQALGLRVDLVPQKYSGEGLLEALKEADLTGKRIRMPRTSNAPPMLGEALKARGADVEEIYVYESGLPVDEALKTKFYDDLVSGRINAVLFGSGLSAKNIFKMLAEKADIEQLRKILAEKVTVVAIGPTTARALEELDVRVDVVPKDYLFENALNALAGHWAV from the coding sequence ATGGTTCAAACAGCCCCTCTGAAAGGAAGAGTCGTCGCCATCACCCGCCCAGCGGGGCAAGCTGAGGAAGCAGGCGAGCTAATCCGCGCAAAAGGCGGTGTACCCTACTATATCCCCGCCATAGACATCAAATCCCTAAGCAACCCCGAGCCAGTGAAGAAATTCATCGCTGAACTGTGCGCTGGAAAAGTGGACTACACTATTTTGATGAGTACCAACGGCGTTAAATACCTCTTCGAGGCAGCCCAGGGCATAGGGCAAACCCAAATGTTGCATGAGGGCTTAGCGAAATCCTGTGTTATGGCTGTTGGACCCAAAACCGCCGAGGCAATTCAGGCGCTTGGGCTGCGGGTGGATTTGGTGCCTCAGAAGTACAGCGGTGAAGGCTTGCTGGAGGCTCTCAAAGAAGCAGACCTTACAGGGAAAAGAATTCGCATGCCCAGAACCAGCAATGCCCCTCCGATGCTCGGTGAAGCCCTTAAAGCCAGGGGCGCGGATGTGGAGGAAATCTACGTTTACGAGTCAGGTTTACCGGTGGATGAAGCACTAAAAACCAAATTTTACGACGACTTGGTTAGTGGGCGCATAAATGCAGTTCTCTTCGGCAGCGGGTTGAGCGCCAAAAACATCTTCAAAATGCTCGCCGAAAAAGCAGACATAGAGCAGCTACGCAAAATCCTCGCCGAAAAAGTCACGGTCGTGGCCATCGGACCCACCACCGCGCGGGCTCTCGAGGAACTCGACGTGAGAGTCGATGTGGTGCCAAAGGATTACCTCTTCGAAAATGCGTTGAACGCTTTAGCTGGGCACTGGGCAGTTTAG
- the hemL gene encoding glutamate-1-semialdehyde 2,1-aminomutase has protein sequence MVEVALTSKSEVLFRRAQKILPGGVNSPVRAYDPYPFFVEHAAGSKLYDADGKAYVDYCNAYGALLLGHANSEILDAVKAQMSKGTLYGAPTELEVAFAEAISKASPCMEMLRLVSTGTEATMHAIRAARGYTDRKKIIKFDGCFHGSHDNVLVKAGSGAATFGAPNSLGVPEETTQNTIVLPYNDVEALEATFKSEGNQIAAVIVEPVMGNVGLILPKKDYLQTLRKITAVNGTILIFDEIITGFRLSLGGAQELFGVQPDMATLGKVLGGGFPLAAFGGKKEIMQNISPVGKVYQAGTFSGNPVSASAGMAILGYLTKNRSQIYPRLEKNASTLKAALTDLSIQHKLPAQVYSIASLYQIFFTKDAVTDYACAKHSDAAMFTAYFHALLNEGVFIPPSQCETCFLSAAHTEDDLKFTINAFDKALAAAAKTRKTP, from the coding sequence ATGGTTGAAGTAGCCTTGACATCTAAATCTGAAGTGCTCTTCCGTAGAGCCCAAAAAATCTTGCCCGGCGGCGTAAACAGCCCCGTCCGCGCCTACGACCCTTACCCCTTCTTTGTCGAGCATGCAGCGGGCTCCAAACTCTATGACGCCGACGGCAAAGCCTACGTCGACTACTGCAACGCCTACGGCGCCCTGCTTTTGGGGCATGCCAACAGCGAAATCCTCGACGCAGTCAAAGCGCAAATGTCAAAAGGGACACTTTACGGTGCACCAACCGAGTTGGAAGTGGCCTTCGCCGAGGCAATCAGCAAAGCCTCGCCCTGCATGGAGATGCTGCGCCTCGTCAGTACAGGCACAGAAGCCACCATGCATGCCATCCGAGCTGCACGCGGATACACAGACCGCAAAAAAATCATCAAATTCGACGGTTGCTTCCACGGCAGCCACGACAACGTCTTGGTCAAGGCAGGGTCGGGAGCCGCCACTTTTGGCGCTCCAAACTCGCTTGGGGTTCCCGAAGAAACCACCCAAAACACCATCGTTCTACCCTACAACGACGTGGAAGCTTTAGAGGCGACGTTTAAGAGTGAGGGAAACCAGATTGCCGCAGTTATCGTCGAGCCCGTTATGGGAAACGTCGGCTTAATTTTGCCCAAAAAAGACTATTTGCAAACCCTGCGCAAAATCACCGCCGTCAACGGCACCATTTTGATTTTTGACGAAATCATCACTGGCTTTCGCCTCTCTTTGGGCGGGGCTCAGGAACTCTTCGGCGTTCAACCCGACATGGCGACGCTGGGCAAGGTGCTCGGCGGCGGGTTCCCTCTGGCGGCGTTTGGCGGCAAAAAAGAAATCATGCAAAACATCAGCCCCGTGGGCAAAGTGTATCAGGCAGGCACTTTTAGCGGCAACCCCGTGTCGGCATCAGCTGGCATGGCAATCCTTGGCTACCTGACCAAAAACAGAAGCCAAATCTACCCGCGGCTCGAAAAGAACGCCTCCACACTCAAAGCTGCCCTAACCGACCTATCCATCCAACACAAACTCCCCGCTCAGGTCTACAGCATAGCCTCGCTCTACCAAATCTTCTTCACAAAAGACGCGGTCACCGATTACGCCTGCGCCAAACACAGCGACGCAGCCATGTTCACTGCTTACTTCCATGCGTTGCTAAATGAGGGCGTGTTTATTCCGCCATCACAGTGCGAAACCTGCTTCCTATCCGCCGCCCACACCGAAGACGACCTTAAATTTACCATAAACGCCTTCGACAAAGCCCTCGCGGCGGCTGCGAAAACGAGGAAAACCCCATGA
- a CDS encoding ATP-binding protein: MIEEQVQFRISSELKNIIGRDLITDDFIAIYELVKNSYDANAQNVELNFKRIRDFTWRTTAKIFVKDDGDGMSYMDFHEKWLLVGYSRKRENEKTLESDDYRDKIIKKRALAGAKGIGRFSCDRLGSKLRLYSKRADENFFHCLTMDWDKFEQDPTKEFQSINVKYEQRETLNIEIDVTNFTKGTILEVSALREPWEREKLLKLKSQLQRLINPEAIVETEGFTIKLIAEEFIAEDKKYVDFFEKVNGEIKNILFEKLGIKTTHIKCTVDAEGEKITTELNDKSVFIYNIKEDNNYKPLHNVIINLFYLNVQAKTAFTKLMGLEPVNYGSVFFYKNGIKINPCGNFGDDWLGLDKRKTQGTKRYFGNRDVMGRIEVIGYQPNFKEVSSRDGGVVRTPEVELLIELFKEKVLIRLEKYVVEGINWDSETEPKSDEDIKVDTFKLVTKLVESAKESGQTISFNKDLLEIYSQKQIERTPEIMKNIESLKEHLNSEEAKDYLDLQAKSAVSSFRALKRKQRDLERDIKLKEQQALFLDRVAGEEKKEILAVQHQIGLGALLIRKYLLPLRGKIVRDERIPRDELLFAIENVLLQTQIMASMSREQFISKARFKLSSEEINEDLSLYIQQYIERVYIPFNNKELDEKQVTIKVNRPENVVFKRIFDAMKIVVIIDNLISNSTKAKSKNIEISISCPDERFLEIRFRDDGIGISDNDLKNIFKFGYTTTGGNGIGLYHIKKIMAEYGSIKVNNHLEKGVEFLLRVNKN; the protein is encoded by the coding sequence TTGATTGAAGAGCAAGTACAGTTTAGGATAAGTTCAGAACTTAAAAATATAATCGGTAGGGACCTAATTACTGATGATTTTATCGCTATCTATGAACTTGTTAAAAATTCCTACGACGCTAACGCCCAAAATGTGGAACTAAATTTCAAACGAATTCGAGATTTTACCTGGCGTACAACAGCCAAAATTTTCGTCAAAGACGATGGCGATGGAATGTCATACATGGATTTCCATGAAAAATGGTTGTTAGTTGGTTACTCAAGAAAACGCGAAAACGAGAAAACTCTTGAGAGCGATGATTATCGTGATAAAATAATTAAAAAAAGAGCTTTGGCTGGTGCAAAGGGCATCGGTCGTTTCTCGTGTGATCGTCTTGGCAGCAAATTACGGCTTTACTCAAAGCGTGCTGACGAAAATTTCTTCCATTGTCTTACAATGGATTGGGATAAGTTCGAACAGGATCCAACAAAAGAATTTCAAAGTATCAACGTGAAATATGAACAAAGAGAAACACTTAACATTGAAATCGATGTGACTAATTTTACAAAAGGCACAATTCTTGAGGTTTCAGCTCTTCGTGAACCATGGGAAAGAGAAAAATTGCTAAAACTGAAATCCCAACTCCAACGATTGATAAACCCAGAAGCAATCGTTGAAACTGAAGGTTTCACTATCAAACTGATAGCGGAAGAGTTTATTGCAGAGGATAAAAAATATGTTGATTTTTTTGAGAAGGTTAATGGTGAAATTAAGAATATATTGTTTGAAAAATTGGGAATAAAAACTACACACATTAAGTGCACAGTTGATGCAGAAGGAGAAAAAATTACAACTGAATTAAACGATAAAAGCGTTTTCATTTATAACATAAAAGAGGATAATAATTATAAACCCTTGCATAACGTTATCATAAACCTTTTTTACCTAAATGTTCAAGCTAAAACCGCTTTCACTAAATTAATGGGTCTTGAACCTGTAAACTATGGCTCAGTTTTTTTCTATAAAAATGGCATTAAAATAAACCCTTGTGGAAATTTCGGTGATGACTGGCTAGGCCTAGATAAACGAAAAACACAGGGCACAAAACGGTATTTTGGAAACAGAGATGTAATGGGTCGTATAGAAGTAATTGGATATCAACCAAATTTTAAAGAGGTTTCAAGTCGAGACGGTGGCGTAGTTAGAACGCCAGAAGTCGAGCTTCTTATCGAACTGTTCAAGGAAAAAGTGTTGATTAGACTTGAGAAATATGTCGTTGAGGGCATTAATTGGGATTCAGAGACAGAACCAAAGAGCGATGAGGATATAAAAGTAGATACTTTTAAACTCGTTACAAAACTCGTCGAAAGTGCAAAAGAGAGCGGACAAACGATTTCTTTTAACAAAGATTTATTGGAAATATATTCGCAGAAGCAAATTGAACGCACTCCTGAAATCATGAAAAATATTGAATCGCTGAAAGAGCACCTCAACTCTGAGGAAGCAAAGGACTATTTGGATTTGCAAGCAAAAAGTGCCGTATCTTCATTTCGAGCGCTAAAACGAAAACAGCGCGATTTAGAAAGAGACATAAAGCTTAAGGAACAACAGGCATTGTTCTTGGATAGGGTTGCTGGAGAAGAAAAAAAAGAGATTTTAGCGGTTCAGCACCAAATAGGGCTTGGTGCTTTGTTAATACGGAAGTATCTCCTACCGCTGAGAGGAAAAATAGTAAGAGATGAACGAATACCACGCGATGAATTGTTGTTTGCTATAGAAAATGTATTGCTCCAAACTCAGATAATGGCTTCAATGTCAAGAGAACAATTCATTTCCAAAGCTAGATTTAAGCTTTCATCTGAGGAAATAAACGAAGACCTGTCGCTGTACATTCAACAGTACATCGAGCGTGTTTACATCCCCTTTAATAATAAAGAGCTTGACGAAAAGCAGGTAACCATTAAAGTTAATCGGCCCGAGAATGTTGTATTCAAGCGAATTTTTGACGCCATGAAAATTGTAGTCATTATTGATAATCTTATTAGCAATTCCACTAAAGCAAAGAGCAAAAACATTGAAATCAGTATTTCTTGCCCCGATGAGCGCTTTCTTGAGATTAGATTCAGAGACGATGGCATTGGTATTTCTGATAATGACTTGAAAAATATCTTCAAGTTCGGATATACGACAACCGGCGGAAATGGCATCGGCCTTTATCATATTAAAAAAATAATGGCTGAGTATGGTTCGATAAAAGTTAATAATCATCTCGAAAAAGGGGTAGAGTTTCTATTGAGGGTGAATAAGAATTGA
- a CDS encoding very short patch repair endonuclease: MDNLTKEKRSKVMASIHSKDTLPEVLLRKALWRRGFRFRVQYGRSKIDIAFPKQRVAVFVDGCFWHGCPIHSHKIGTNVGYWQPKLEKNKERDKVKTAKLADEGWVVLRFWEHELASVDSVVEKIAKTIKERKWVSQH; encoded by the coding sequence ATGGATAACCTGACGAAAGAAAAACGTTCCAAGGTAATGGCGTCTATTCACTCGAAAGACACCCTACCAGAGGTGCTCCTGAGAAAAGCGCTTTGGCGGCGGGGCTTCCGGTTCAGGGTCCAGTACGGCCGATCTAAAATTGATATTGCTTTTCCCAAGCAAAGAGTCGCTGTTTTTGTTGATGGTTGCTTTTGGCATGGTTGCCCTATTCATTCGCACAAAATCGGAACAAACGTGGGGTACTGGCAACCGAAACTGGAGAAGAACAAGGAGCGCGATAAGGTTAAAACCGCCAAGTTAGCGGACGAGGGATGGGTTGTTTTGAGGTTTTGGGAACATGAACTGGCAAGTGTTGATTCGGTTGTTGAGAAAATCGCCAAGACTATAAAAGAAAGAAAATGGGTAAGCCAACATTAA
- a CDS encoding PH domain-containing protein, translated as MTKNTQEKVIRPPKQQITSGTIFKPSKAYLHKMQTQNILAFIIIYLSVVLSFLAIAYMGAGEPGNLSATQTINQYFLPVNLWTVGLNLIWLLPTLALTPIYFRSIEYSVKAESGDTMPEIYSKRGIFTITRRHVPFRTITNISSQAGPFDRIFKIGSVHIETAGYSGASQKGPEENLAGIVFYEEVRDFILLELRKFKEPYTTGTEVVYPTEKPVPSMEGLDDEILVTLREIRDLLKQR; from the coding sequence ATGACCAAGAACACTCAAGAAAAAGTCATCCGACCCCCCAAGCAGCAGATAACAAGCGGTACAATCTTTAAGCCCTCTAAAGCGTACCTCCACAAGATGCAGACCCAAAACATCCTGGCATTCATAATCATTTACCTAAGCGTAGTGTTAAGTTTCCTCGCAATCGCCTATATGGGCGCAGGAGAACCCGGCAACCTAAGCGCCACCCAAACAATCAACCAATACTTCCTACCCGTTAACCTCTGGACCGTGGGGCTAAACCTGATTTGGCTCCTACCCACCCTTGCATTGACACCCATCTACTTTAGAAGCATAGAGTACTCGGTGAAAGCAGAATCCGGCGACACCATGCCAGAAATCTACTCTAAACGCGGCATATTCACCATCACCCGCCGACACGTGCCCTTCCGAACCATAACAAACATCTCCAGCCAAGCAGGACCCTTCGACCGAATCTTCAAAATCGGCTCCGTGCACATTGAAACCGCAGGGTACTCTGGCGCAAGCCAAAAGGGCCCCGAGGAAAACCTAGCCGGCATCGTGTTCTACGAGGAAGTCAGAGACTTCATCCTCTTGGAGCTGCGCAAATTCAAAGAGCCCTATACCACTGGAACCGAGGTGGTTTATCCGACGGAGAAGCCTGTTCCCAGCATGGAGGGGCTTGATGACGAGATTCTGGTGACGCTTCGCGAGATCCGTGATTTGCTTAAGCAACGCTAA